Proteins encoded together in one Tripterygium wilfordii isolate XIE 37 chromosome 14, ASM1340144v1, whole genome shotgun sequence window:
- the LOC120015103 gene encoding lipoamide acyltransferase component of branched-chain alpha-keto acid dehydrogenase complex, mitochondrial-like codes for MICRRIWHGRAWSSCRRILYPYAAESPSPFPSPVSWRSSFDSASCLYASNQIAFDFLLASNRRHFSIQNLVEFPVGEVVDVPLAQTGEGIAECELLRWFVQEGEIIEEFQPLCEVQSDKATIEITSRHKGTVSELLYIPGDIVKVGETLVKMVVGGSHCPRQSSDSPEIDLHKKENNVSAPEQNKTSVGGVLSTPAVRHFAEQYGIMINDIHGSGKDGRVLKEDVQKYAIQKGLIKDPSATVFMESEKQFLGGENEDPYVSAEVKRHYDDKFIPLRGFHRAMVKSMSMAAKVPHFHYVEEIICDALVELKVSFQNNHSEADVKFTFLPLLIKSLSMALSKFPFMNSCFNEELLEVILKGSHNIGVAMATPQGLVVPNIKDVQNLSILEITKELSRLQCLARDNKLSPGDVSGGTITLSNIGAIGGKFGVPLLNLPEVAIIALGRIQKVPRLGDDGNVYPVSIMSVNIGADHRVLDGATVAKFCNEWKQLIEKPELLVLHLR; via the exons ATGATCTGTCGGAGGATTTGGCACGGTAGGGCTTGGAGCTCCTGCCGTCGAATACTCTATCCGTATGCCGCCGAGAGTCCATCCCCTTTTCCGTCGCCGGTATCGTGGCGGTCGAGTTTCGATTCGGCATCGTGTCTCTATGCTAGTAACCAAATCGCT ttCGACTTTCTTTTAGCTTCGAATAGACGACActtttcaattcaaaatttgGTCGAGTTCCCGGTGGGAGAGGTAGTTGATGTACCATTGGCACAAACTGGTGAAGGTATTGCAGAATGTGAACTTCTCAGATGGTTTGTGCAAGAG GGTGAAATAATTGAAGAATTTCAACCACTCTGTGAAGTTCAGAGTGACAAAGCAACTATTGAAATTACAAGTCGTCACAAGGGAACAGTTTCAGAACTTCTTTATATTCCTGGTGACATCGTGAAG GTTGGAGAGACCCTTGTAAAGATGGTTGTTGGGGGATCGCACTGTCCGAGACAGAGTTCTGATTCTCCAGAAATTGATCTtcataagaaagaaaataatgttTCTGCTCCTGAGCAGAACAAAACTAGTGTGGGTGGTGTCCTATCCACTCCCGCTGTTCGGCACTTTGCAGAGCAGTATGGTATAATGATAAATGACATCCATGGATCTGGTAAAGATGGAAGGGTATTGAAAGAAGACGTGCAGAAGTATGCAATCCAAAAAGGACTCATTAAAGATCCTTCTGCGACTGTATTTATGGAATCTGAGAAGCAGTTTCTTGGAGGAGAAAACGAAGATCCTTATGTGTCAGCTGAAGTTAAAAGACATTATGATGACAAGTTTATTCCCTTGAG GGGATTCCACCGGGCAATGGTGAAATCAATGTCGATGGCGGCAAAAGTTCCACATTTTCACTATGTGGAAGAGATTATTTGTGATGCACTTGTGGAGCTCAAAGTATCTTTCCAAAATAATCATTCTGAGGCAGATGTTAAATTTACTTTCCTGCCATTGTTGATAAAGTCGCTTTCGATGGCCCTGAGCAAGTTTCCATTCATGAATAGTTGCTTCAATGAGGAATTGCTTGAGGTTATTCTTAAAG GTTCCCATAATATTGGAGTTGCCATGGCTACCCCCCAGGGTCTAGTTGTTCCAAACATAAAAGATGTTCAGAATCTTTCCATCTTGGAG ATAACAAAGGAGCTCTCAAGGTTACAATGTCTGGCACGGGATAACAAGCTTAGCCCTGGCGATGTATCTGGTGGAACAATAACTCTGAGCAATATCGGAGCAATAGGTGGAAAGTTTGGCGTCCCTCTCCTCAACTTGCCTGAAGTCGCCATCATTGCACTCGGTAGAATTCAGAAAGTTCCTCGACTTGGAGATGACGGAAACGTGTACCCTGTTTCAATCATGAGC GTTAATATTGGTGCAGATCACAGAGTCTTGGATGGAGCAACTGTTGCCAAATTTTGCAACGAGTGGAAGCAGTTAATTGAAAAACCAGAGCTGCTTGTGTTGCACTTGAGATGA